One region of Eubalaena glacialis isolate mEubGla1 chromosome 6, mEubGla1.1.hap2.+ XY, whole genome shotgun sequence genomic DNA includes:
- the EIF4G1 gene encoding eukaryotic translation initiation factor 4 gamma 1 isoform X4 has translation MNKAPQPTGPPPAPSPGLPQPAFPPGQTAPVVFSTPQATQMNTPSQPRQGRSTYVVPTQQYPVQPGAPSFYPGASPTEFGTYAGAYYPAQGVQQFPTGVAPPPVLMNQPPQIAPKRERKTIRIRDPNQGGKDITEEIMSGARTASTPTPPQTGGGLEPQANGETPQVAVVVRPDDRSQGAVIGERPGLPGPEHSPSESQPSSPSPTPSPPPVLEPGSEPNLTVLPIPGDTMTTGMIQTSVEESTPMPSETGEPYCLSPEPTPLAEPILEVEVTLSKPVPESEFSSSPLQVPTPLASHKVEILPEPNGMVLSENLEPELESSPELAPLPPPACPSESPMPIAPTAQPEELLNGAPSPPAVDLSPVSEPEEQAKEATASVAPPTILYATPAVAPPAASPAQEEDMEEEEEEEEEGEAEGEKGGEEPLPLESTPVPAHLSQNLEVASVTQVAVSVPKRRRKIKELNKKEAVGDLLDAFKEVNPGVSEVENQPPVGNNPSPEPEGSSVPPRPEEADETWDSKEDKIQNAENIQPGEQKYEYKSDQWKPLNLEEKKRYDREFLLGFQFIFASMQKPEGLPHISDVVLDKANKTPLRPLDPSRLQGINCGPDFTPSFANLGRPALSSRGPPRGGPGGELPRGPQAGLGPRRSQQGPRKEPRKIIATVSMTEDIKLNKAEKAWKPSSKRTVTEKDRGEEDADGSKTQDLFRRVRSILNKLTPQMFQQLMKQVTQLAIDTEERLKGVIDLIFEKAISEPNFSVAYANMCRCLMALKVPTTEKPTVTVNFRKLLLNRCQKEFEKDKDDDEVFEKKQKEMDEAATAEERGRLKEELEEARDIARRRSLGNIKFIGELFKLKMLTEAIMHDCVVKLLKNHDEESLECLCRLLTTIGKDLDFEKAKPRMDQYFNQMEKIIKEKKTSSRIRFMLQDVLDLRRSNWVPRRGDQGPKTIDQIHKEAELEEHREHIKVQQLMAKGSDKRRGGPPGPPISRGLPLVDDGGWNTVPISKGSRPIDTSRLTKITKPGSIDSNNQLFAPGGRLSWGKGSSGGSGAKPSDAASEAARPATSTLNRFSALQQAVPTESTDNRRVIQRSSLSRERGEKAGDRGDRLERSERGGDRGDRLDRARTPATKRSFSKEVEERSRERPSQPEGLRKAASLTEDRDRGRDAVKREAALPPVSPPRAALSEEELEKKSRAIIEEYLHLNDMKEAVQCVQELASPSLLFIFVRHGIESTLERSAIAREHMGRLLHQLLCAGHLSTAQYYQGLYEILELAEDMEIDIPHVWLYLAELVTPILHEGGVPMGELFREITKPLRPLGKAASLLLEILGLLCKSMGPKKVGTLWREAGLSWKEFLPEGQDVSAFVTAQKVEYTLGEESEAPGQRLLSSEELSKQLEKLLKEGSSNQRVFDWIEANVNEQQVASNTLVRALMTTVCYSAIIFETPLRVDVAVLKARAKLLQKYLCDEQKELQALYALQALVVTLEQPPNLLRMFFDALYDEDVVKEDAFYSWESSKDPAEQQGKGVALKSVTAFFKWLREAEEEESDHN, from the exons GGTTTTGATGAACCAGCCACCCCAGATTGCTCCCAAGAGGGAGCGGAAGACG atccGAATTCGAGACCCAAACCAAGGAGGGAAGGATATCACGGAGGAGATCATGTCTGGGGCCCGCACTGCCTccacacccacccctccccag ACGGGAGGTGGTCTGGAGCCTCAGGCTAATGGGGAGACACCCCAGGTTGCTGTTGTTGTCCGGCCAG ATGACCGGTCGCAGGGAGCAGTCATTGGGGAGCGGCCAGGGCTGCCTGGCCCAGAGCACAGCCCTTCAGAATCCCAGCCTTCATCACCTTCTCCGACCCCGTCACCACCCCCAGTCTTGGAACCGGGGTCTGAGCCTAATCTCACAGTCCTCCCTATTCCTGGGGACACTATGACAACGGGGATGATACAAACATCTGTAGAAGAATCAACCCCCATGCCCTCTGAAACTGGGGAGCCATATTGCCTCTCTCCAGAACCCACTCCCCTCGCTGAACCCATACTGGAAGTAGAAGTGACACTCAGCAAACCAGTTCCAGAATCTGAGTTCTCTTCCAGTCCTCTCCAGGTTCCCACCCCCCTGGCGTCTCACAAGGTGGAAATTCTTCCTGAGCCTAATGGCATGGTCCTATCTGAGAATTTGGAACCAGAGTTGGAGTCGAGCCCGGAGCTTGCCCCTCTGCCTCCCCCGGCTTGTCCCTCTGAATCCCCCATGCCCATTGCTCCAACTGCCCAACCTGAGGAACTGCTCAACGGAGCCCCCTCGCCACCAGCTGTGGACTTAAGCCCAGTCAGTGAACCAGAGGAGCAGGCCAAGGAGGCTACAGCATCGGTGGCTCCCCCCACCATCCTTTATGCCACTCCAGCTGTGGCTCCTCCAGCTGCTTCCCCTGCTCAGGAGGAGGAcatggaggaagaggaagaagaggaagaggaaggagaagctgagggtgagaagggaggagaggaacCGCTCCCCCTAGAGAGCACCCCTGTCCCAGCCCACCTGTCCCAGAATTTGGAGGTGGCATCAGTCACCCAAG tGGCAGTATCTGTGCCAAAGAGGAGACGGAAAATTAAGGAGCTCAATAAGAAGGAGGCTGTAGGAGACCTTCTAGATGCCTTCAAGGAG GTGAACCCAGGAGTATCAGAGGTAGAAAATCAGCCTCCTGTAGGCAACAATCCCAGCCCAGAGCCTGAGGGCAGCAGTGTGCCCCCGCGACCTGAGGAAGCAGACGAGACCTGGGACTCAAAGGAAGACAAGATTCAAAATGCTGAGAACATCCAGCCGGGGGAACAGAAGTATGAATATAAGTCAG ATCAGTGGAAGCCTCTAAACCTTGAGGAGAAAAAGCGTTATGACCGTGAGTTCCTGCTTGGCTTTCAGTTCATCTTTGCCAGTATGCAGAAGCCGGAGGGATTGCCCCATATCAGTGATGTGGTGTTGGATAAG GCCAATAAAACACCATTGCGGCCACTGGATCCCAGTAGACTTCAAGGCATAAATTGTGGCCCAGACTTCACTCCGTCCTTTGCCAACCTTGGCCGACCAGCCCTTAGCAGCCGTGGGCCCCCGAGGGGTGGGCCAGGTGGGGAGCTGCCCCGAGGGCCG CAGGCTGGTCTGGGACCCCGGCGATCTCAGCAGGGCCCCCGAAAGGAACCACGCAAGATCATTGCCACGGTGTCAATGACCGAAGATATAAAGCTGAACAAGGCAGAGAAGGCCTGGAAACCCAGTAGCAAGCGGACAGTGACTGAGAAGGACCGAGGGGAGGAGGACGCTGATGGCAGCAAAACCCAG gaCCTGTTCCGCAGGGTGCGCTCCATCCTGAATAAGCTGACACCCCAGATGTTCCAGCAGCTGATGAAGCAGGTGACGCAGCTAGCCATCGACACCGAGGAACGCCTCAAAGGGGTCATTGACCTCATCTTCGAGAAGGCCATTTCAGAACCCAACTTCTCCGTGGCCTATGCCAACATGTGCCGCTGCCTCATGGCG CTGAAAGTGCCCACTACAGAAAAGCCAACAGTGACTGTGAACTTCCGAAAACTGTTGTTAAATCGATGTCAGAAGGAGtttgaaaaagacaaagatgatgATGAGGTTTTTGAGAAGAAGCAAAAGGAGATGGATGAAGCTGCTACG GCAGAGGAACGGGGACGCCTGAAGGAAGAGCTGGAAGAGGCTCGAGACATAGCCCGGCGGCGCTCTTTAGGGAATATCAAGTTTATCGGGGAGTTGTTCAAGCTGAAGATGTTAACAGAGGCAATCATGCACGACTGTGTGGTTAAACTTCTTAAGAACCATGATGAAGAGTCCCTCGAATGCCTTTGCCGTCTGCTCACCACCATTGGCAAAGACCTGGACTTTGAAAAGGCCAAG CCCCGAATGGATCAGTATTTCAACCAGATGGAAAAAATCATTAAGGAGAAGAAGACTTCATCCCGAATCCGCTTTATGCTGCAAGACGTGCTGGATCTGCGACGG AGCAATTGGGTGCCGCGTCGAGGGGACCAGGGTCCCAAGACGATTGACCAAATCCACAAGGAAGCTGAGCTGGAGGAGCATCGGGAGCACATAAAAGTGCAGCAGTTAATGGCCAAGGGCAGCGACAAGCGTCGGGGTGGCCCTCCAGGCCCACCCATCA GCCGTGGCCTTCCACTTGTGGATGATGGTGGCTGGAACACAGTGCCCATCAGCAAGGGCAGCCGCCCTATTGACACCTCACGACTCACTAAGATCACgaag cCTGGCTCCATTGATTCTAACAACCAGCTGTTTGCACCTGGAGGGCGATTGAGCTGGGGCAAGGGAAGCAGTGGAGGCTCAGGAGCCAAGCCCTCTGATGCAG CATCAGAAGCTGCTCGTCCAGCTACTAGTACCTTGAATCGCTTCTCAGCCCTTCAACAAGCAGTACCTACAGAAAGCACAGATAACAGACGTGTGATACAGAG GAGTAGCTTGAGCCGGGAACGAGGTGAGAAAGCTGGGGACCGGGGAGACCGCCTAGAGCGGAGTGAACGGGGAGGTGACCGTGGTGACCGGCTTGATCGCGCACGGACACCCGCCACCAAGCGGAGCTTCAGCAAGGAAGTGGAGGAGCGGAGTAGAGAGCGGCCCTCTCAGCCTGAGGGACTGCGCAAGGCAGCTAGCCTCACGGAGGATCGGGACCGCGGGCGGGATGCTG TGAAGCGAGAAGCTGCCCTGCCCCCTGTGAGTCCCCCGAGGGCTGCGCTCTCTGAAGAGGAGCTGGAGAAGAAATCCAGGGCCATCATTGAGGAATACCTCCATCTCAATGACATGAAG GAGGCGGTTCAGTGCGTGCAGGAGCTGGCCTCGCCCTCGCTGCTCTTCATCTTTGTGCGGCACGGCATCGAGTCCACACTGGAGCGCAGCGCCATTGCCCGTGAGCACATGGGGCGACTGCTGCACCagctgctctgtgctgggcacctCTCCACTGCCCAGTACTACCAAGG GCTATATGAAATCCTGGAATTGGCTGAAGACATGGAAATTGACATCCCTCATGTGTGGCTCTACCTAGCAGAACTGGTAACGCCCATTCTGCATGAAGGTGGGGTGCCCATGGGGGAGCTGTTCAG GGAGATTACAAAACCTCTGAGACCCCTGGGCAAAGCTGCTTCCCTGTTGCTGGAGATCCTGGGGCTCCTGTGCAAAAGCATG GGTCCCAAGAAGGTCGGGACGCTGTGGCGAGAGGCTGGACTCAGCTGGAAGGAATTTTTACCTGAAGGCCAGGATGTCAGTGCCTTTGTCACTGCGCAG AAGGTGGAGTATACCTTGGGAGAGGAGTCAGAAGCCCCTGGCCAGAGGTTGCTGTCCTCCGAGGAGCTGAGCAAGCAGCTGGAGAAGCTGCTGAAGGAGGGCAGCAGTAACCAGCGGGTGTTTGACTGGATAGAG GCCAACGTGAATGAGCAGCAGGTAGCATCCAACACATTAGTTCGAGCTCTCATGACAACGGTCTGCTATTCTGCAATTATCT TTGAGACTCCTCTCCGAGTGGATGTTGCGGTGCTGAAAGCGCGAGCGAAACTGCTACAGAAGTACCTGTGTGACGAGCAGAAGGAGCTGCAGGCACTCTATGCCCTCCAGGCCCTTGTAGTGACCTTAGAACAGCCCCCCA ACCTGCTTCGGATGTTCTTTGATGCGCTGTACGATGAGGACGTGGTGAAGGAGGACGCCTTCTATAGTTGGGAGAGTAGCAAGGACCCCGCTGAACAGCAGGGCAAGGGTGTGGCCCTTAAATCTGTCACAGCTTTCTTCAAGTGGCTTCgtgaggcggaggaggaggagtctGACCACAACTGA